The genomic DNA GCCCGGGATGTCCACGGATGGCCTGACGACCGAGGAACGACGATGGGCGGCGGAGACCGCGGACTTCTGGGCGAACCGTGCGGGCTACGCCAAGCAGCAGGCCGCCCGGCCGCAGACCATCGGATACGCGCTCGTGGACTCCCCGGTGGGGCTGCTCGCGTGGATCCTCGACAAGTTCGCCGAGTGGTCGGACACCGTGGACGGCCCGTTCGAGACGATCTCCCGCGACCGGATCCTGGACGACGTCACCCTCTACTGGCTCACCCGGACGGGCGCGTCGGCCGCGCGGATCTACGCCGAGAGCCACGCGTCCCTCGACCCGGACCTCCGCGTCGACGTGCCTGCGGCGATCACGATCTACCCGCGTGACATCGAGAAGTGTCCGCGTCCGTGGGCCGAGCAGCGCTACCGGCGCATCGTTCGATGGCGATCCCCGGAGCGGGGCGGCCACTTTCCCTCGCTCGAGGTCCCCGATCTGTACATTCAGGATCTGCGGGAGGGGCTGGCTGCGGTGCTCGGCGGCGCATGGTGATCCCGTCGCGTGACAGTCGCGTGCCAGTGGGAACAGTGTCGGCGTGACGTCGGTGGATCCCGGGGCGGTACACAGCGGCCGCGCTGCACACTGGACGCATGACGCGGTGGGTGCTGCACGTGGACATGGACCAGTTCCTGGCCGCGATCGAGATGCGGCGTCGCCCCGAGCTGGTGGGCCTGCCCGTGGTGGTCGGTGGGCGCGGCGACCCGACCGAGCGGGCTGTGGTGTCGACCGCGTCGTACGAGGCCCGGGCATTCGGCATTCGATCGGGGATGCCGCTGCGGACCGCGGTCAAGCGGTGTCCCGAGGCGGTCTTCCTGCCTGTGGATTTCCCGGCCTACGAGCAGGTGTCCGCCGAGGTCATGGGAGTCCTGCGGGCGTTCCCCGAGGCCGCGGTCCAGGTGTTGGGTTGGGACGAGGCGTTCGTCGGGCTGGACACGGAGGACCCGACCGCGGCGGCCGCCGCCATTCAGCGGGCCGTGCTCGCGAAGACCGGCCTGCACTGCTCGATCGGGATCGGTGACACCACCGTCCGTGCGAAGAACGCCACCGACCTCGGAAAGCCCCGGGGTACGTTTGCGCTCACGCGCGAGAACTGGCTCGCGGTGATGGGCGGCAGGCCGGTGCGTGACCTGTGGGGAATAGGATCGCGCCTGTCCCAGCGCATGGCGGGGCTGGGTATCACGACGGTCTCGGATCTCGCCGCGGCGGACGAGGCGGTCCTGGCCGCGGAATTCGGGCCGCGCACCGGGCCCCACCTACTGGGGCTGGGACGCGGCGCCGGACCCGACCGCGTGGACGAGACGCCGTGGGTCGCCCGAGCTCACGGACACGAGCGGACCTTCCAGGAGGATCTCACGACACCCGAACAGGTTCGCGGCGCGCTGGACGACCTTGCACGCGCGGTCGCGACGGACCTGCGGGCGGAGACGCGCCCGTGCATGCGGGTGCACGTCAAGGTTCGATTCGCGCCCTTCTTCACCGTCAATCGCGTGCGGAAACTGACCGAGCCGACGTTCGACCCGTCGACCATCGCCGATACCGCCGAAGCGCTGTACCGCGCCCTCGACGACGACCGCCCGGTGCGGCTGTTGGGCGTGCGCGGCGAGATGGTGCCGCCCGAGGGCGGCTACCCCTGACCCGCTACCAGCCGCGCTCGCGCCACTCCGCGAGGTGCGGGCGCTCGGCGCCGAGGGTGGTGCCCTTGCCGTGGCCGGGGTGCACGACGGTGTCGTCGTCGTACCGGTCGAAGAGCTTGGTGGTCACGTCGGCGTAGAGGCGGTCGAAGTCCTCCGGCGAGCCGGTCTTACCGACGCCGCCCGGGAACAGGCTGTCGCCGGTGAACAGGTGGACGGGGGCGCCGTCGACCTCGGGGCGCAGGGCGAGCGTGATCGAACCCGGGGTGTGGCCGACGAGCTCGATGACGTCGAACGTGAGGTCGCCCACGGTGAGCACCTCGCCGTCGGCGAGCGTGCGGTCGGTGGGGGCCTCGATGCCCTCGGCGTCGTTGACGCCGGCGGCCGCGGGCACGCCCAGCCCGTCGCGGACCTCGGCCAGGGCGTACCAATGGTCCAGGTGGCGGTGGGTGGTGACGATCAACTCGACGCCGCCGGTCTCGCGTGCGACCTCGAGGACCCGCTCCGCCTCATTGGCTGCGTCGATGAGCAGCGTGCGCCCCGCGGAATCACTCACCAGGTACACGTTGTTGTCCATACCGCCGACGGAGAGTTGCTTGATCGTGGTGGTCACGGGCCTCACGCTACCGCGCGGCGAAAACTTGTCAGTGGGGTTGCCTAGCATTGACGAGGGCCCGAGCTGTGGGCCTGCAACGAGGCGGATGAGGGGATCACGGTGGTCGATCGTTTGATCGTGCGCGGCGCGCGCGAACACAACCTGCGGGGTATCGATGTGGATCTCCCGCGCGACAGCCTGATCGTCTTCACCGGGCTCTCCGGCTCCGGCAAGTCCAGCCTCGCGTTCGACACCATCTTCGCGGAGGGACAGCGGCGCTACGTCGAGTCCCTGTCGGCGTACGCGCGGCAGTTCCTGGGGCAGATGGACAAGCCCGACGTCGACTTCATCGAGGGGCTCTCGCCCGCTGTGTCGATCGATCAGAAGTCGACCAACCGGAACCCGCGGTCGACCGTCGGCACCATCACCGAGGTGTACGACTACCTGCGCCTGCTCTACGCGCGGGCCGGCACGCCGCACTGTCCCGAGTGCGGCTCCGTGATCGCGCGGCAGACGCCGCAGCAGATCGTGGACCAGGTGCTCGACATGGAGCAGGGCACCCGCTTCCAGGTCCTCGCGCCCGTCGTCCGCACCCGTAAGGGCGAGTTCGTCGACCTGTTCAACCAGCTGCAGACGCAGGGCTACTCCCGCGCCCGGATCGATGGGGTGGTGTACCAGCTCGCCGAGCCGCCGAAGCTGAAGAAGCAGGAGAAGCACGACATCGAGGTCGTGATCGACCGCCTGGCCGTGAAGGCGACGGCCAAGCAGCGTCTCACCGACTCCATCGAGACCGCCCTGCGACTGGCCGACGGCATCGTCGTGCTCGATTTCGTGGATCGAGAGGAGAACGACCCCGAGCGCGAGCGGCGATTCTCCGAGAAGATGGCCTGCCCCAACGGCCACCCGATCGCGGTCGACGACCTCGAGCCCCGCTCGTTCTCCTTCAACTCGCCCTACGGCGCGTGCCCGGAGTGCGACGGCCTCGGCGTCCGGAAGGAGGTCGATCCGGAGCTCGTCGTGCCCGACCCCCTGCTCTCGCTGGCCGACGGTGCCATCGCCCCGTGGTCGTCCGGGCAGAGCGCCGAGTACTTCCTCCGGCTCCTCTCCGGTCTCGCCGACGCGATGGGTTTCGACCTGGAGACCCCCTGGAAGGATCTGCCGGCCAAGGCCCGCAAGGCGGTCATCGAGGGCTCCGAGCACCAGGTGCACGTGAAGTACCGCAACCGGTACGGCCGCACACGGTCGTACTACGCCGAGTTCGAGGGCGTCATGCCGTTCCTGCACCGCCGCCTCGAGTCCACCGAGTCGGAACAGATGAAGGAACGGTACGAGGGGTACATGCGCGACGTGCCGTGCCCGGCGTGCTCCGGGGCACGGCTCCGCCCCGAGATCCTCGCCGTGACCCTCGACCATCCGCGGTTCGGCGAGAAGTCGATCGCGGACGTCGCGGCGATGTCCGTGGGGGAGTGCTCCGACTACCTCTCCGACCTCAAGCTGGGCGCGCGGGAGGCCGCGATCGCCGGTCGGGTGCTCAAGGAGGTGCAGGCCCGCATCGCCTTCCTGCTGGACGTGGGCCTGGAGTACCTCTCCCTGTCGCGTGCCGCCGGATCGCTGTCGGGCGGTGAGGCGCAGCGCATCCGGCTCGCCACGCAGATCGGCTCCGGCCTCGCGGGCGTGCTGTACG from Tsukamurella paurometabola includes the following:
- a CDS encoding DNA polymerase IV, with translation MTRWVLHVDMDQFLAAIEMRRRPELVGLPVVVGGRGDPTERAVVSTASYEARAFGIRSGMPLRTAVKRCPEAVFLPVDFPAYEQVSAEVMGVLRAFPEAAVQVLGWDEAFVGLDTEDPTAAAAAIQRAVLAKTGLHCSIGIGDTTVRAKNATDLGKPRGTFALTRENWLAVMGGRPVRDLWGIGSRLSQRMAGLGITTVSDLAAADEAVLAAEFGPRTGPHLLGLGRGAGPDRVDETPWVARAHGHERTFQEDLTTPEQVRGALDDLARAVATDLRAETRPCMRVHVKVRFAPFFTVNRVRKLTEPTFDPSTIADTAEALYRALDDDRPVRLLGVRGEMVPPEGGYP
- the uvrA gene encoding excinuclease ABC subunit UvrA, with translation MVDRLIVRGAREHNLRGIDVDLPRDSLIVFTGLSGSGKSSLAFDTIFAEGQRRYVESLSAYARQFLGQMDKPDVDFIEGLSPAVSIDQKSTNRNPRSTVGTITEVYDYLRLLYARAGTPHCPECGSVIARQTPQQIVDQVLDMEQGTRFQVLAPVVRTRKGEFVDLFNQLQTQGYSRARIDGVVYQLAEPPKLKKQEKHDIEVVIDRLAVKATAKQRLTDSIETALRLADGIVVLDFVDREENDPERERRFSEKMACPNGHPIAVDDLEPRSFSFNSPYGACPECDGLGVRKEVDPELVVPDPLLSLADGAIAPWSSGQSAEYFLRLLSGLADAMGFDLETPWKDLPAKARKAVIEGSEHQVHVKYRNRYGRTRSYYAEFEGVMPFLHRRLESTESEQMKERYEGYMRDVPCPACSGARLRPEILAVTLDHPRFGEKSIADVAAMSVGECSDYLSDLKLGAREAAIAGRVLKEVQARIAFLLDVGLEYLSLSRAAGSLSGGEAQRIRLATQIGSGLAGVLYVLDEPSIGLHQRDNRRLIDTLVRLRDLGNTLIVVEHDEDTIRTADWVVDIGPYAGEHGGKVVHSGTYKALLKNKESLTGAYLSGRRALPVPAVRRPIDKKRQLKVVGAREHNLKNIDVAFPLGVLTAVTGVSGSGKSTLVNDILATVLANKLNGARQVPGRHSRVTGLDGLDKLVQVDQSPIGRTPRSNPATYTGVFDKIRTLFAATTEAKVRGYQPGRFSFNVKGGRCEACSGDGTIKIEMNFLPDVYVPCEVCHGARYNRETLEVHYKGKNIAEVLDMPIEEAAEFFEAVTSIHRYLKTLVEVGLGYVRLGQPATTLSGGEAQRVKLAAELQKRSNGRTVYILDEPTTGLHFEDIAKLLQVIDGLVDKGNSVLVIEHNLDVIKTADWIVDMGPEGGSGGGTVVAQGTPEDVAAVPESYTGKFLAEVLASS
- a CDS encoding MBL fold metallo-hydrolase → MLGNPTDKFSPRGSVRPVTTTIKQLSVGGMDNNVYLVSDSAGRTLLIDAANEAERVLEVARETGGVELIVTTHRHLDHWYALAEVRDGLGVPAAAGVNDAEGIEAPTDRTLADGEVLTVGDLTFDVIELVGHTPGSITLALRPEVDGAPVHLFTGDSLFPGGVGKTGSPEDFDRLYADVTTKLFDRYDDDTVVHPGHGKGTTLGAERPHLAEWRERGW